Proteins encoded together in one Hevea brasiliensis isolate MT/VB/25A 57/8 chromosome 16, ASM3005281v1, whole genome shotgun sequence window:
- the LOC110632706 gene encoding G-type lectin S-receptor-like serine/threonine-protein kinase RLK1 produces the protein MYNPSNFTNPSAMASSLACLPFFLLLLPCLLLAQNTGNIGVGDFLSAGDNRAQSWLSPSGDFAFGFRQLEKKDLYLLAICYNKIPDKTIVWYANGDDPAPARSKLELTADRGLVITSPQGTEIWKSGVNLGDAANGFMNDTGNFILSNSASEILWQSFDRPTDTLLPGQILKRLSPGQTLESGGQMLSSRLTETNFSRGRFQFRLIPDGNAVLNTNNLPTGLAYGAYFWSNTVASNASNAGLRVVFNESGYLYVLRESDKRELLTQGRVVPAAENYHRLTLNFDGVLVQYSHPKNSTGNAGDWSIIRSMPENICTDLVGLGAGPCGFNSVCQLSTDQRPICSCPQRFSLLDPNDVHGGCRPSFYTQFCEEDVSNSPKDFDFLELENTDWPTSDYEKYTPYNIEECQKACSQDCFCNVIVFREGQCWKKKLPLSNGRQDEKVNGKAFIKVRKDNSARREPSSRSLPFPFENKNKDGLVLTVSVLLGGSVLVNLVLSFYSFFFYRNKSKRFPQSPERAEESNLRCFSYKELFVATDGFKEVVGRGSFGIVYKGILEIGTKVPVAVKKLDKIVEEGEKEFRTEVKVIGQTHHKNLVQLVGFCDEGQHRLLVYEFLRNGTLANFLFKEAKLSWNQRTQIAFGIARGLAYLHEECSTQIIHCDIKPQNILLDDHYDAKIADFGLAKLLLLDQSQTFTAIRGTKGYVAPEWFRNMPVTVKADVYSFGVLLLEIVCGRKCVDTEVSSERAILIDWAYDCYQEGIISALVENDEEAMNDMKLERFVKVAIWCIQEDPALRPTMKMAILMLEGIVQVTAPPCPCPFTTVVG, from the coding sequence ATGTATAACCCATCCAATTTTACAAATCCTTCTGCAATGGCTTCTTCTCTTGCTTGTCTTCCCTTCTTCTTGCTTTTGCTGCCATGTTTATTGCTTGCTCAAAATACAGGTAATATAGGGGTGGGAGACTTCCTCAGTGCAGGTGATAATAGAGCACAATCATGGCTTTCTCCTTCAGGGGATTTTGCTTTTGGGTTTCGCCAGCTTGAGAAAAAAGATCTTTACTTGCTCGCTATATGCTATAACAAAATTCCTGATAAAACCATAGTCTGGTATGCCAATGGAGATGACCCTGCACCTGCAAGATCCAAGCTAGAGCTAACTGCTGATCGTGGCCTAGTTATCACTAGCCCTCAAGGCACAGAGATTTGGAAATCTGGTGTCAACTTGGGGGATGCTGCCAATGGTTTCATGAATGATACAGGCAACTTCATACTATCAAATTCAGCCTCTGAAATTTTATGGCAGAGCTTCGATCGTCCTACTGATACATTGTTGCCTGGACAGATATTGAAGAGATTGTCGCCTGGACAGACACTGGAAAGTGGTGGCCAAATGCTTTCTTCTAGACTAACAGAGACCAATTTCTCTCGTGGAAGGTTTCAGTTTCGTTTAATTCCAGATGGGAACGCTGTGCTTAATACTAACAATTTGCCCACTGGTCTTGCATATGGAGCCTATTTCTGGAGCAACACTGTGGCTTCTAACGCATCAAATGCTGGGTTGCGAGTAGTATTCAACGAGTCAGGTTACTTGTATGTGTTGCGAGAAAGCGATAAACGAGAGCTCCTCACTCAAGGAAGAGTTGTCCCTGCTGCAGAAAATTATCACAGACTAACTCTGAATTTTGATGGGGTTTTGGTCCAGTATTCGCACCCCAAGAATTCCACTGGCAATGCAGGAGATTGGTCTATTATTCGTTCCATGCCAGAAAATATCTGCACTGATCTTGTTGGACTAGGAGCTGGGCCTTGTGGCTTTAATAGTGTCTGCCAACTTAGCACAGATCAGCGGCCAATCTGTAGCTGCCCACAAAGATTTTCTCTACTTGATCCAAATGATGTTCATGGAGGCTGCAGACCCAGTTTTTATACTCAATTTTGTGAAGAAGATGTGTCTAATTCCCCAAAAGACTTTGATTTCTTGGAGCTGGAGAATACTGATTGGCCAACATCTGATTATGAGAAGTATACACCTTATAATATTGAAGAGTGTCAGAAAGCCTGTAGCCAGGATTGCTTCTGCAATGTAATTGTGTTTAGAGAAGGACAATGCTGGAAGAAGAAGCTGCCACTCTCAAATGGTAGGCAAGATGAAAAAGTTAACGGAAAGGcatttataaaagtaagaaaagatAATTCTGCGCGAAGAGAACCTTCTTCGAGATCTCTTCCATTTCCCTTTGAAAACAAGAACAAGGATGGTTTGGTCCTTACGGTGTCTGTGCTCTTAGGAGGCTCTGTGCTTGTCAACTTGGTATTGAGTTtttattctttctttttctaCCGCAACAAATCCAAAAGATTCCCTCAAAGTCCAGAAAGAGCTGAAGAATCCAATTTGCGGTGCTTTAGCTACAAGGAGCTGTTTGTAGCAACAGATGGCTTCAAAGAAGTGGTAGGAAGGGGATCTTTTGGCATAGTTTATAAAGGGATATTAGAAATAGGTACTAAAGTTCCGGTTGCAGTCAAGAAATTGGACAAAATAGTTGAAGAAGGTGAGAAAGAATTCAGGACTGAAGTTAAGGTGATTGGCCAAACACACCACAAGAATCTAGTCCAGCTTGTAGGATTTTGTGATGAGGGACAACACCGACTGTTGGTATACGAGTTCTTGAGAAATGGAACACTGGCAAACTTCCTTTTTAAAGAGGCAAAATTAAGCTGGAACCAGAGAACCCAAATAGCATTTGGAATTGCAAGAGGACTTGCATACCTACACGAAGAGTGTAGCACTCAAATCATCCATTGCGATATAAAGCCTCAAAATATTCTGCTAGATGATCATTATGATGCTAAGATTGCCGATTTCGGATTGGCAAAGCTTTTGCTGCTGGACCAGAGCCAAACGTTTACTGCTATTAGAGGAACCAAAGGGTATGTTGCACCGGAATGGTTCAGGAACATGCCGGTCACAGTAAAGGCCGATGTGTACAGCTTCGGAGtcttattgttagagatagtttGTGGTAGGAAATGTGTGGATACAGAAGTGAGTTCAGAGAGAGCAATTCTAATTGATTGGGCTTACGATTGCTACCAAGAAGGAATAATAAGTGCTCTGGTTGAAAACGATGAGGAAGCCATGAATGATATGAAGCTTGAGAGGTTTGTGAAGGTTGCTATTTGGTGCATTCAGGAAGATCCTGCTCTAAGACCAACCATGAAAATGGCAATCCTGATGCTTGAAGGTATTGTTCAAGTTACTGCTCCGCCGTGTCCTTGCCCATTTACCACTGTAGTTGGTTGA